The following proteins are co-located in the Sebaldella sp. S0638 genome:
- a CDS encoding baseplate J/gp47 family protein: MKIYSCEGIEIDDQLNNFAFPRKNANYATVSLTLKGGINVQLYAGDLIVEAKDGTQYTLIEDGILNSAGKFKFECDIPGDIGNKEAGEIIKFMKIKSGVYELLQDSPATGGQEEESDNDYLMRWELSRKSGSWNLDAIYSALLKLNGVKSVFADENHENEEVNGVPAKSIIVVVDGGADEEIGETLWLKKDTAIKSIGNVKVDVLDVQGNVRKVSFYRPEKVTIKYKIEYTAVNGINITDDDLKILVENYINNINLAGYLTSYDCENKTIRSVYDNTKLLNIDVYFKRESETEYSKVLKLNFNEVGYAVNS; this comes from the coding sequence ATGAAAATTTATAGTTGCGAAGGCATTGAAATAGACGACCAGCTAAACAACTTCGCCTTTCCTCGGAAAAATGCAAACTATGCAACAGTAAGCTTGACGCTTAAGGGCGGTATAAATGTTCAGTTATATGCCGGCGACTTGATTGTCGAAGCTAAAGACGGGACGCAATACACCTTGATAGAAGACGGAATTCTTAACAGTGCAGGCAAGTTTAAATTTGAATGCGATATTCCCGGAGACATAGGAAACAAAGAAGCTGGGGAGATAATAAAATTCATGAAAATAAAGTCCGGAGTTTATGAACTATTGCAGGATAGCCCAGCAACGGGTGGACAGGAAGAAGAGAGCGACAATGATTATTTAATGCGCTGGGAGCTTTCAAGAAAATCAGGTTCATGGAATCTTGACGCGATATATTCGGCACTTCTTAAATTAAATGGTGTAAAGAGTGTATTTGCCGATGAAAATCATGAAAATGAAGAAGTTAACGGAGTACCTGCAAAGTCTATAATTGTTGTTGTTGACGGCGGAGCAGATGAAGAAATCGGGGAAACATTGTGGTTAAAAAAAGACACGGCGATAAAATCAATCGGAAATGTCAAAGTTGATGTGTTAGATGTGCAAGGGAATGTCAGAAAAGTATCTTTTTATAGACCGGAAAAGGTAACAATAAAATATAAGATAGAATACACAGCAGTCAATGGGATAAACATAACGGACGATGACTTAAAGATATTAGTAGAAAACTATATCAACAATATAAATCTTGCTGGGTATCTGACATCATATGATTGCGAAAATAAGACTATAAGATCTGTTTACGATAACACTAAGCTTTTAAACATTGATGTATATTTTAAAAGAGAAAGTGAAACAGAGTACAGCAAGGTACTGAAATTAAACTTTAACGAGGTGGGTTATGCAGTTAACAGTTAA